In Candidatus Syntrophoarchaeum caldarius, the following are encoded in one genomic region:
- a CDS encoding Zinc finger, ZPR1-type domain protein, which yields MSESTDPATSRIKSDTRGRRFEFRIISCEDLLVRVIRAETCQIEIPELGVVIEPGNASEGFITNVEGVLLRIEKVLGMTKNWAIRDGDKDKIEQIEELSNRIDAVKNGEFAITLILEDETGNSAILGE from the coding sequence TTGTCAGAAAGTACTGATCCAGCAACATCAAGGATCAAATCTGATACGAGGGGAAGAAGGTTTGAGTTTAGAATTATATCATGTGAGGACCTTCTGGTAAGGGTCATACGGGCTGAAACCTGTCAGATTGAGATTCCTGAACTTGGTGTTGTGATAGAACCTGGTAACGCCTCTGAAGGATTTATCACAAATGTTGAGGGGGTGCTTTTGCGCATCGAGAAGGTTCTTGGTATGACGAAGAACTGGGCGATCAGAGACGGTGATAAAGATAAAATAGAACAGATTGAAGAACTCTCTAACCGAATTGATGCGGTGAAAAATGGAGAATTTGCGATAACACTTATTCTGGAGGATGAAACAGGAAACTCGGCAATTCTCGGAGAGTAA
- a CDS encoding ABC-type multidrug transport system, ATPase component, which translates to MIEVRELRKEYGKFVAVEGLDFTVEKGEIFGIVGPNGAGKTTTLKMISTLIQPTSGKVRIGGFDAIDDEIEVRKRLGFLPEESPLYENMTIDGYLLFFSELYGLEPEDALLKIDKLLSMLNLENNGKRLGNLSKGMKRKVVIARSLLNDPDVLIYDEPTSGLDPMTSKQIIDFIYEMKQEEKTIVFSAHNLYQVEKICDRILIMKNGRSVVIGTVDEIRKRWGEESYFVEFVSANPPQGDLWRENGHYKMKCRGSHEMNDVTRFILEHGGEILRITPYESTLEEIFIRVVE; encoded by the coding sequence ATGATCGAAGTGAGGGAGTTGCGAAAGGAGTATGGCAAATTTGTAGCGGTTGAGGGTCTGGATTTTACGGTTGAAAAAGGCGAGATATTTGGTATTGTGGGCCCAAACGGGGCTGGAAAGACGACAACTCTCAAGATGATCTCAACACTCATCCAGCCAACCTCTGGAAAAGTGCGCATTGGAGGTTTTGATGCGATTGATGATGAGATCGAGGTCAGGAAACGACTTGGTTTTCTGCCGGAAGAATCACCACTCTATGAAAACATGACGATCGATGGGTATCTCCTTTTTTTCTCAGAGCTTTATGGACTTGAACCAGAGGATGCACTTTTGAAAATAGATAAGCTACTGTCAATGCTTAATTTAGAGAACAATGGAAAGAGACTCGGTAATCTCTCGAAAGGAATGAAAAGAAAGGTCGTAATTGCAAGATCTCTCCTGAACGACCCTGATGTTTTGATCTATGATGAGCCAACATCTGGACTTGACCCAATGACCTCAAAGCAGATCATTGACTTCATTTATGAGATGAAACAGGAAGAGAAGACGATTGTTTTCAGTGCACACAATCTCTATCAGGTTGAGAAGATCTGTGACAGAATTCTGATCATGAAAAATGGTAGATCAGTTGTTATCGGGACTGTTGACGAGATTAGAAAAAGATGGGGCGAGGAGAGCTATTTTGTGGAGTTTGTCTCCGCGAACCCTCCTCAGGGAGATCTCTGGCGTGAGAACGGACATTATAAAATGAAGTGCAGAGGTTCACACGAGATGAACGATGTGACGCGCTTCATACTGGAGCATGGGGGAGAGATCCTCAGGATAACGCCATACGAATCAACGCTCGAGGAGATCTTCATACGTGTTGTGGAGTAG
- a CDS encoding thermosome subunit produces MTTAGSSPIVILSKGTASSRGTEVQNNNISAAMAVAEAVRTTLGPRGMDKMLVDTIGDVVITNDGSTILKEIDIEHPAAKMVVEISKTQDTEAGDGTTTAVVIAGELLKGAKELIELDVHPAAIISGYRSALKLAKEALDEIAIDMDAIENDETLLKIARTSLTGKGVDVAHDHLAEVVVAAARAVADEEGVDIDRINVERKVGGRVNDTFMINGVAIDKEKVHSGMPDRIRDAKIALINSSLEIRKTEFSSEIAIKSPDQLQTFLEREEALMKEMVEKIKASGANVVFCQKGMDDLVQFYFADKGILALRRVKKSDMERISRATGAQVITNIDMIDEEALGRAELVEERRFGGDKMTIIEGCLDPKAVSIVLRGGTDYVVSELERAIHDALNTVGSAIEDRKIVAGGGSPEVELAMRLRSYSSRLKGKEQLALKKFADALEVIPETLAENSGFDPMNKLVELRAMHNKGQKTAGIDVQTGKISDMLEQGVIEPLRVKRQALNSAVDAATMLLRIDDAIPMKGSSPGERK; encoded by the coding sequence ATGACAACAGCGGGAAGCTCTCCCATCGTTATTCTCAGTAAAGGTACAGCCAGTTCAAGGGGAACTGAGGTGCAAAACAATAACATTTCTGCAGCAATGGCAGTTGCAGAAGCAGTAAGAACAACACTCGGACCACGAGGAATGGACAAGATGCTTGTCGATACAATTGGAGATGTGGTGATCACAAACGATGGCAGCACAATCCTCAAGGAGATCGATATTGAGCATCCTGCGGCAAAGATGGTCGTCGAGATCTCAAAGACACAGGATACAGAAGCAGGTGATGGAACAACAACCGCGGTTGTGATCGCTGGTGAACTCCTGAAAGGTGCAAAAGAACTTATTGAACTTGACGTGCACCCCGCCGCAATCATCTCTGGCTATCGCAGCGCGCTCAAACTGGCGAAAGAAGCGCTCGATGAGATCGCGATCGATATGGACGCAATTGAGAATGATGAAACGCTCCTCAAGATCGCAAGAACATCACTCACTGGCAAGGGCGTTGATGTGGCACACGATCATCTCGCTGAGGTTGTGGTTGCTGCTGCAAGGGCGGTTGCAGACGAGGAGGGGGTTGATATCGATCGAATCAATGTGGAGCGGAAGGTCGGAGGCAGGGTGAATGATACATTCATGATAAATGGGGTTGCGATCGACAAGGAGAAGGTACATTCAGGTATGCCTGATAGAATCAGGGACGCAAAGATCGCACTCATCAACTCATCGCTTGAGATTAGAAAGACCGAGTTCAGTTCAGAGATCGCCATAAAAAGCCCTGATCAGCTTCAGACATTTTTGGAGCGGGAAGAGGCGTTGATGAAGGAGATGGTGGAGAAGATCAAAGCGAGCGGTGCAAACGTTGTTTTCTGCCAGAAAGGAATGGATGATCTGGTACAGTTTTATTTCGCAGATAAAGGTATACTCGCCCTAAGGAGAGTCAAAAAAAGCGATATGGAGCGTATTTCAAGAGCGACAGGGGCACAGGTCATCACAAACATCGATATGATCGATGAAGAAGCTCTTGGAAGGGCAGAACTTGTCGAGGAGCGGCGGTTTGGTGGGGATAAGATGACGATCATAGAGGGATGTCTCGATCCAAAAGCAGTATCGATTGTTCTGCGCGGTGGGACGGATTATGTTGTTTCAGAGTTAGAACGGGCGATTCACGATGCATTGAATACGGTTGGGTCTGCGATTGAGGATAGAAAGATTGTAGCTGGCGGAGGATCACCAGAGGTCGAACTCGCGATGCGGTTGCGGTCATACAGCAGCAGACTCAAAGGAAAGGAGCAACTCGCTCTTAAGAAATTTGCAGATGCGCTTGAGGTGATACCAGAGACACTTGCCGAGAACTCAGGATTTGATCCAATGAACAAACTCGTTGAACTGCGTGCTATGCACAATAAAGGTCAAAAAACGGCTGGAATCGATGTCCAAACTGGAAAAATCAGCGATATGCTTGAGCAGGGTGTGATCGAACCGTTGCGCGTGAAGCGCCAGGCTTTAAACTCGGCTGTAGATGCCGCAACGATGCTCCTGCGAATAGATGATGCAATTCCTATGAAAGGATCATCGCCCGGGGAGAGAAAGTGA
- a CDS encoding protein containing Aldehyde ferredoxin oxidoreductase: MNIRSGYFRKHLHVNLTDGEIERLDLSETFLEKYIGGRGFGAKLVWDNLRMHDFKIDPLGPENLLVIAPGPLTGVYLPSSGKCSFISISPATGMYGDSSAGGAFGVELRQSGIDVLSIKGRAPELSILFIDNDSTEIIPMPELKGKSCLETEGIIFEKLGTYAMHIAAIGVGGENQVLFACVNTDWSRNAGRTGIGAIMGSKNLKAIAVRGHKDLPVYDVNGLVAEADRAYEYLSKHKYFELWQQQGLMNVIEYANEHGILPTYNFRDTVFVRHDRINGEEMLDRYKIGDSACFACSMTCGNICLVKNGKYTGTVTEGPEYESCAMLGSNLGVDNFAAVLAANRLCDELGIDTISTGNIIGAVIEGYEQGILSLADIDNEEIAWGDEDAILNLIRKIAFREGVGDILSQGSLRIIERWPEMEKIILHVKGLEQSAYDSRAGISMALGYATSDIGAHHTRAWTIAKEMEEGQNWTDEEKVEIVIYHQTLRPLFDMLGVCRLPWIELGLNERHYENFYRYVTGRETSLEELLERSKDIYDLTRLINTRMGVNRKDDTLPYKVYARPVLTGPNAGKVIDKDEFQKLLSLYYKRRGWDENGIPPREIEAKFDD; this comes from the coding sequence ATGAACATCAGGAGCGGGTATTTCAGGAAACATCTCCATGTCAATCTTACCGATGGAGAGATTGAACGTCTGGATTTATCAGAAACCTTCCTTGAAAAGTATATCGGGGGCAGAGGGTTTGGTGCAAAACTTGTCTGGGATAACCTCAGGATGCACGACTTTAAGATTGATCCACTTGGTCCAGAGAATCTGCTTGTCATCGCGCCTGGGCCGCTTACAGGGGTGTACTTACCATCCTCAGGTAAGTGCTCTTTCATCTCCATATCGCCTGCTACAGGGATGTATGGTGACTCATCTGCAGGGGGTGCATTCGGGGTTGAGCTTCGCCAGTCAGGAATCGATGTCCTCTCAATAAAGGGCAGGGCTCCTGAGCTTTCGATTCTCTTCATCGACAACGACTCAACCGAGATCATACCAATGCCTGAACTCAAAGGTAAGAGTTGCCTTGAAACAGAAGGGATCATATTCGAGAAGCTGGGCACATATGCGATGCACATTGCTGCCATTGGTGTTGGTGGCGAGAATCAGGTTCTTTTTGCATGTGTAAATACTGACTGGAGTCGTAATGCGGGAAGGACGGGTATAGGCGCCATTATGGGATCAAAGAACCTCAAAGCAATCGCTGTAAGAGGCCACAAGGATCTTCCTGTCTATGATGTTAACGGCCTGGTGGCAGAGGCTGATCGCGCCTATGAATACCTATCAAAGCACAAATATTTTGAACTCTGGCAGCAGCAGGGATTGATGAACGTCATTGAGTATGCGAATGAGCATGGAATTTTACCCACCTACAACTTCAGGGATACGGTATTTGTAAGACATGATAGAATAAATGGCGAAGAGATGCTCGATCGTTACAAGATAGGTGATAGTGCCTGTTTCGCCTGTTCCATGACCTGTGGTAATATATGCCTGGTCAAGAATGGTAAATACACCGGAACCGTCACCGAGGGTCCAGAATATGAGTCATGCGCGATGCTTGGCTCAAATCTTGGTGTCGATAACTTCGCTGCGGTGCTTGCTGCCAACAGGCTTTGTGACGAACTTGGTATCGATACGATCTCCACCGGCAATATTATAGGGGCTGTGATCGAGGGTTATGAGCAGGGCATACTATCGCTTGCTGATATTGACAATGAAGAGATAGCATGGGGAGATGAGGATGCAATCCTTAACCTTATCCGTAAGATCGCATTCAGAGAAGGAGTCGGCGATATACTTTCACAGGGATCGCTCAGGATCATTGAACGGTGGCCTGAGATGGAGAAGATAATTCTGCATGTCAAAGGGCTTGAACAGTCGGCTTATGACAGTCGTGCGGGTATATCAATGGCACTTGGATATGCTACCTCTGATATCGGTGCGCACCACACACGTGCATGGACCATCGCCAAGGAGATGGAAGAAGGGCAGAACTGGACAGATGAGGAGAAGGTCGAGATCGTGATCTATCACCAGACGCTACGACCACTCTTTGATATGCTGGGAGTCTGTCGGTTGCCATGGATTGAACTGGGGTTGAATGAACGTCACTATGAGAATTTCTACAGATATGTGACCGGCAGAGAAACCTCGCTCGAAGAGTTGCTGGAACGATCGAAGGATATCTATGATCTGACGAGATTGATAAATACAAGAATGGGTGTGAACCGCAAGGATGATACACTGCCCTACAAGGTTTATGCCAGACCCGTTCTCACCGGACCCAATGCAGGAAAGGTGATCGATAAAGATGAATTCCAGAAACTGCTCTCGCTGTATTACAAACGACGGGGCTGGGATGAGAACGGAATACCTCCACGTGAGATTGAGGCGAAGTTTGATGATTGA
- a CDS encoding AsnC family transcriptional regulator encodes MMDVLDILEKNARTPTEEIAKMVGRSVEEVEALIKQLEEEGIIHKYKTMIDWEKAGQEYVYALIEISINLEEGEGYDVVAKRIAEFPEVRSVRLVSGSYDLSVVVRGRTLKDVAYFVEDKIATIHNVQRTVTHFSLKMYKDEGEIVYQRDGGGRLAVSL; translated from the coding sequence ATGATGGATGTACTTGATATTCTTGAGAAGAATGCAAGAACTCCGACTGAAGAGATCGCAAAGATGGTTGGAAGATCGGTTGAAGAGGTCGAAGCTCTGATAAAGCAACTTGAGGAGGAGGGTATCATACACAAGTACAAGACGATGATCGACTGGGAGAAGGCAGGACAGGAGTACGTCTACGCCCTGATTGAGATCAGTATCAATCTGGAAGAGGGTGAGGGATATGATGTTGTGGCAAAGCGAATCGCAGAGTTCCCCGAAGTTCGATCGGTACGGCTTGTATCAGGTAGCTACGATCTCTCAGTTGTAGTGCGTGGCAGGACGCTCAAGGATGTGGCATATTTTGTCGAGGATAAGATCGCAACGATCCATAATGTTCAGCGCACGGTCACTCATTTCTCACTCAAGATGTACAAGGATGAAGGTGAGATCGTTTACCAGCGGGATGGAGGAGGGCGACTGGCGGTATCGCTATGA
- a CDS encoding bifunctional 3-dehydroquinate dehydratase/shikimate dehydrogenase, chloroplastic, protein MGDELKPLIVGVIDEPDLKSAQLAKKDGADVLEARLDLWGLSLEDTRRFLLKLKRIGLEIIGTNRWELEGGRFKEDEEARIEFLIHMLDILDYVDIELECGVRDDVIRKAKEQGVEVIVSCHNFELTPDEDELSMIVSRMKACGADIGKIATMVNDLHDCLRLFELLLDSPMRLSVITMGELGRHARVIAPIYGSALNYGFVREAVAPGQMSVGEMKRLLNVMAV, encoded by the coding sequence ATGGGCGATGAACTCAAACCACTGATCGTTGGTGTAATCGATGAACCAGATCTCAAGAGTGCTCAACTTGCAAAGAAGGATGGTGCAGACGTCCTTGAGGCGAGGCTCGATCTCTGGGGGCTCTCACTGGAGGATACAAGGCGATTCCTCCTGAAACTTAAAAGGATCGGTCTTGAAATCATCGGAACAAACAGATGGGAGCTTGAGGGTGGAAGATTTAAAGAGGATGAAGAGGCTCGAATCGAGTTTTTGATTCACATGCTGGATATTCTTGATTACGTCGATATTGAGCTTGAATGCGGGGTGCGGGATGATGTGATCAGGAAGGCCAAGGAGCAGGGAGTTGAAGTGATTGTCTCCTGCCACAACTTTGAGCTAACTCCAGATGAGGATGAACTCTCCATGATCGTTTCAAGGATGAAAGCGTGTGGAGCCGATATTGGAAAGATTGCGACGATGGTCAACGACCTCCATGACTGTCTGAGACTGTTTGAGCTTCTGCTTGATTCTCCGATGCGACTTTCTGTTATAACGATGGGTGAACTGGGGAGGCATGCAAGAGTCATTGCGCCAATCTATGGATCAGCCCTGAACTATGGATTTGTGAGAGAAGCGGTTGCACCAGGACAGATGAGTGTGGGGGAGATGAAACGGCTGCTCAATGTGATGGCTGTATGA
- a CDS encoding aspartate-semialdehyde dehydrogenase, whose amino-acid sequence MIKVGVLGATGAVGQRFIQILSEHPWFEITELLASERSAGKKYRDATKWLIETALPEDLKTMEVKLARPESLKNSDIELLFSAIPANIAKKTEVEFAEAGFTVASNAAAHRMDADVPLVIPEVNRDHLALIEVQQRKRGWDGCIITNPNCSTIVMTMTLKPLMQFGIKHVRVATMQAISGAGYTGLPAMAIHDNVIPFIGGEEGKMETEPLKILGELDGDVVKPANFKISASCHRVPVIDGHTEAIWVEFTSDPSVSEIKKAFYDFRREIESPTSPEMPIMVMEEEDRPQPRLDRDLGRGMTVSVGRIRADSMGLKYIAMGHNTIRGAVGASVLNAEVFAVERGIVK is encoded by the coding sequence ATGATAAAAGTAGGCGTACTTGGAGCAACAGGAGCTGTGGGACAACGTTTTATCCAGATACTCTCAGAACATCCATGGTTTGAGATTACAGAACTTCTTGCATCTGAACGAAGTGCTGGAAAGAAGTACAGGGATGCTACAAAGTGGCTCATCGAGACAGCGTTGCCCGAAGATCTCAAGACGATGGAGGTCAAGCTTGCAAGACCCGAATCACTCAAAAATAGTGATATTGAACTTCTATTCTCAGCTATACCTGCAAATATCGCTAAAAAGACTGAAGTCGAATTTGCAGAGGCCGGTTTTACCGTGGCAAGCAACGCAGCAGCTCACCGTATGGATGCAGATGTTCCACTTGTAATTCCTGAGGTTAACCGTGATCATCTCGCGTTGATCGAGGTCCAGCAAAGAAAGCGCGGCTGGGATGGGTGCATCATCACAAATCCGAACTGTTCAACCATCGTGATGACCATGACGCTCAAACCACTCATGCAATTTGGGATTAAGCATGTGCGGGTTGCAACGATGCAGGCGATCTCTGGTGCAGGATATACGGGCTTGCCTGCGATGGCGATACACGACAATGTCATACCCTTCATTGGTGGTGAAGAGGGAAAGATGGAAACAGAGCCTTTGAAGATCCTCGGTGAGCTTGATGGTGATGTCGTGAAACCTGCAAACTTCAAGATAAGTGCGAGCTGCCATCGAGTTCCTGTGATAGATGGACATACAGAAGCGATCTGGGTTGAGTTCACATCCGATCCCTCAGTTAGTGAAATTAAAAAGGCTTTTTATGACTTCAGGAGAGAGATTGAGTCTCCCACATCTCCAGAGATGCCGATCATGGTGATGGAAGAGGAAGATCGTCCACAGCCACGCCTTGATCGCGATCTTGGCAGGGGGATGACGGTCTCTGTCGGGAGGATACGGGCAGATAGTATGGGATTGAAGTACATCGCCATGGGGCACAACACGATAAGGGGTGCTGTTGGAGCGTCTGTCCTCAATGCCGAAGTATTCGCAGTGGAGCGAGGGATAGTTAAATGA
- a CDS encoding 4Fe-4S ferredoxin: MSRKLTVIPEQCSGCKICELVCSIRQFGVNNPKKAAIRVIVVYPHPVLRMPIVCSQCKRSTCEEVCPVGALRRDNGVVQLDKDVCISCFKCIEACPFGAIYAHEDCEFPIKCDMCGGDPECVKKCPKGALRLIPEAALGEVRRLNNVLSYTQMKEIEFYEKGEKKVIQYAEIGKEEL, from the coding sequence ATGTCCAGGAAACTGACCGTAATCCCAGAGCAGTGTTCTGGTTGTAAAATATGTGAGCTTGTCTGTTCAATCAGGCAATTTGGTGTGAACAACCCCAAAAAGGCGGCAATCAGGGTGATTGTTGTATATCCACATCCTGTTCTGCGAATGCCGATCGTTTGCAGCCAGTGTAAGCGGTCAACATGTGAAGAGGTATGTCCTGTGGGTGCACTGCGCCGGGATAATGGTGTGGTGCAGCTGGATAAGGACGTCTGTATCTCGTGCTTCAAATGCATCGAAGCATGTCCATTTGGTGCGATATATGCCCATGAGGACTGTGAGTTTCCAATCAAGTGTGATATGTGTGGCGGAGACCCAGAATGTGTTAAAAAATGCCCGAAGGGCGCACTCAGGCTCATACCAGAGGCAGCGCTTGGAGAAGTCAGGCGCCTCAACAATGTCCTTAGCTACACCCAGATGAAGGAGATCGAGTTCTATGAGAAGGGTGAGAAGAAGGTCATTCAGTATGCTGAGATAGGAAAAGAGGAGTTATAA
- a CDS encoding aromatic amino acid aminotransferase, producing MKPISQRLNDIPASGIRRFFDLILNTPDVISLGVGEPDFVTPWHIREAGIKALEDGRTSYTSNWGLIELRELISESVKCDCNVDYDMHGEVLVTSGVSEALDIAMRVLLDPGDEVIVIEPCYVSYKPCIILAYGKPVVVPTESSNEFKPTVEDIKSKITEKTKALILGYPNNPTGAILSKKELEEIADIANEHDLFVVSDEIYSRLTYNGKHTCFSSLDGMRERTILLNGFSKSYAMTGWRIGYACGNRDVIEAMMKIHQYTMLCAPIQSQLAACEALRNGEDACTEMVDEYNRRRRLMVAGLEEAGLECFNPRGAFYTFPSIEASGLNSTEFAERLFNEKKVAVVPGEVFGECGKGFVRCAYAVSVDDIREAMTRIREFMEELD from the coding sequence ATGAAACCAATCTCGCAGCGGTTAAATGATATACCTGCATCAGGGATAAGAAGGTTCTTCGATCTGATACTGAACACGCCTGATGTGATCTCGCTCGGTGTTGGAGAGCCCGACTTTGTCACACCATGGCACATCAGAGAAGCAGGGATAAAGGCGCTTGAGGACGGACGCACATCCTATACCTCAAACTGGGGTCTAATTGAACTCAGAGAGTTGATCTCAGAGTCGGTAAAGTGTGATTGCAACGTTGATTATGATATGCATGGCGAGGTGCTCGTCACAAGCGGTGTATCAGAAGCGCTTGATATCGCGATGCGTGTACTCCTTGATCCAGGGGATGAGGTTATCGTGATTGAGCCGTGCTACGTCTCATACAAGCCCTGCATCATTCTTGCTTATGGTAAACCTGTGGTTGTGCCAACCGAGAGTTCAAACGAGTTCAAACCAACTGTAGAGGACATTAAATCGAAGATAACAGAGAAAACAAAAGCATTGATACTTGGTTATCCAAATAATCCTACAGGTGCAATTCTATCAAAAAAAGAGCTGGAAGAAATCGCAGATATTGCAAACGAGCATGATTTATTTGTGGTATCTGATGAGATCTACAGCAGGTTGACCTATAATGGAAAACACACATGCTTCTCATCCCTGGACGGTATGCGGGAGAGAACGATACTCCTGAATGGATTCTCAAAGTCCTATGCGATGACAGGATGGAGAATCGGGTATGCCTGTGGAAACAGAGATGTAATTGAGGCGATGATGAAGATACACCAGTACACAATGCTCTGTGCTCCAATACAGTCACAACTCGCAGCCTGTGAGGCTTTGCGAAATGGCGAAGACGCCTGTACCGAGATGGTGGATGAGTACAACAGACGCAGGCGGCTGATGGTGGCTGGGCTTGAAGAGGCTGGGCTTGAATGCTTCAACCCACGCGGTGCATTCTATACATTCCCCTCGATAGAGGCGAGCGGACTAAATTCAACTGAGTTTGCAGAGCGTCTCTTTAATGAGAAGAAGGTTGCTGTTGTCCCTGGTGAGGTCTTTGGAGAATGTGGTAAGGGTTTTGTTAGATGTGCCTATGCAGTCTCGGTTGATGACATAAGGGAGGCCATGACTCGCATCAGGGAGTTTATGGAGGAACTCGATTGA
- a CDS encoding DNA-dependent ATPase MCM gives MDLSTINISTKDRELLKKNGIRTVEALAILTPGELPFGKQKASAMIQNARNVIASNNIEAIEIEDEEVRVICSELDPVIEASIKAVLGLDNPHNLIEVEDKEFLITPKWGAELTWRRLVLPQIVKWKYVLDSSKEELLKENSGLSLDPSAIIDFAKSKGFDGFCRDVFEDIKGNEIMKMAITTALFSTFDEPVHIAIVGPPASSKTLAREIISDNISSVERIGGNSTRAGLVINYSTGELGSIAYADERLVLADEFDKVPKGDIEMIYELMSNGTCDVHSGRVHRTIRSKFIMIATMNPRRDVFSANAIEDIGLPPTLASRFALIVKTDDLGKPDRLDLFKKKFYTGNELKKFSLYFDEWVKLARTHEPGIVASNVDEYLEKINEIVEEFGSSPLRRDNRMGEYARNIAFAIARSEFTDVDDRVLDKALEIIEGSVREWL, from the coding sequence ATGGATCTGAGTACAATCAATATCAGCACAAAGGATAGAGAACTACTGAAGAAGAACGGTATCCGTACTGTGGAGGCGCTCGCGATTTTAACTCCAGGCGAGCTCCCGTTCGGAAAGCAGAAAGCAAGTGCGATGATACAGAACGCAAGGAATGTGATCGCATCGAATAATATCGAAGCGATCGAGATAGAAGATGAAGAGGTGAGGGTGATCTGTTCTGAGCTTGATCCTGTGATTGAAGCATCGATCAAAGCAGTACTCGGGCTTGATAACCCACACAATCTCATCGAGGTCGAGGATAAAGAATTTTTGATAACTCCAAAGTGGGGGGCTGAACTCACATGGCGAAGGCTTGTCCTACCACAGATCGTTAAATGGAAGTATGTACTCGATAGTTCAAAAGAGGAACTTCTAAAGGAAAACAGTGGCTTATCGCTTGATCCAAGCGCAATCATCGATTTTGCTAAGAGCAAAGGCTTTGATGGCTTCTGCAGAGATGTTTTTGAGGATATAAAGGGCAATGAGATCATGAAGATGGCGATCACAACCGCACTCTTCTCCACTTTTGATGAACCTGTTCATATTGCGATTGTGGGACCACCCGCATCATCAAAGACCCTTGCACGGGAGATAATCTCTGACAATATCTCATCTGTTGAGCGAATTGGTGGGAACAGCACAAGAGCAGGGCTTGTTATAAATTATTCTACAGGAGAGCTTGGATCGATCGCTTATGCAGATGAGCGTCTTGTGCTTGCAGATGAGTTTGATAAAGTCCCGAAAGGAGATATCGAGATGATCTATGAGCTCATGAGCAACGGAACCTGCGATGTCCACTCGGGCAGGGTCCACAGAACGATACGCTCAAAGTTCATCATGATAGCAACGATGAATCCCAGAAGAGATGTATTCTCAGCCAATGCGATCGAAGATATCGGACTGCCACCGACACTGGCATCAAGGTTTGCACTGATCGTTAAGACCGACGATCTCGGTAAACCTGACAGGCTTGATCTCTTCAAAAAGAAGTTTTACACAGGAAATGAACTCAAAAAGTTCTCGCTCTACTTTGATGAGTGGGTAAAACTTGCACGGACTCATGAACCAGGTATTGTAGCCTCAAACGTTGATGAATACCTTGAGAAGATCAATGAGATCGTTGAGGAGTTTGGGTCATCGCCCCTGAGGCGAGATAACAGAATGGGGGAATATGCAAGAAATATTGCATTCGCGATCGCAAGGTCTGAGTTTACCGATGTCGACGATCGTGTGCTTGATAAGGCACTGGAGATCATCGAAGGTTCTGTGAGGGAGTGGTTGTAA